A genomic window from Pseudonocardia broussonetiae includes:
- a CDS encoding trypsin-like serine peptidase codes for MTRTADPTALQRLGAAIADLVRSDAAEDRTPHVVVRPPHPGAVAQPEPPDDPGRRVSNGGAETSLDYLPVLVPGSPGDGPTSDRLVRRLLRIEDGSAGPIRTAESVIGSDDRVRIYDTENHPWRMVVQLEISTARTGEVALGSGFLVGPRLILTAGHCVHDATTGGWATEIAVRPGRAGAAAPFGVHVSRRFATAGEWFGDSDIDFDYGVIQLDEPVGDDTGWFGLEVLTAPELQGREVNVCGYPGDLMGGTHLYHSTDRLSGLDDHRVYYRTDTAGGASGCPAWISRSGPDGPDALTHTVIAVHTNGTGAPSAPALGEANSGTRLTPRIVEDVRFWNENGV; via the coding sequence ATGACCCGGACCGCCGATCCGACCGCGCTGCAACGGCTCGGTGCAGCGATAGCCGACCTCGTCCGGTCCGACGCCGCGGAGGACCGGACACCGCACGTCGTCGTGCGTCCGCCGCATCCCGGTGCCGTGGCGCAACCGGAGCCGCCCGACGATCCGGGGCGCCGGGTCAGCAACGGAGGGGCCGAGACCTCCCTCGACTACCTGCCCGTGCTCGTCCCGGGCTCACCGGGCGACGGCCCCACCTCGGACCGGCTCGTGCGTCGGCTCCTCCGCATCGAGGACGGATCGGCCGGACCCATCAGGACGGCCGAGTCCGTCATCGGCTCCGACGACCGCGTCCGGATCTACGACACCGAGAACCACCCCTGGCGGATGGTCGTCCAACTGGAGATCTCGACCGCTCGGACGGGCGAAGTCGCGCTGGGATCGGGGTTCCTCGTCGGTCCGCGCCTCATCCTGACCGCCGGTCACTGCGTCCACGACGCCACGACGGGCGGCTGGGCGACGGAGATCGCGGTGCGTCCGGGCAGGGCCGGTGCAGCGGCGCCGTTCGGCGTGCACGTGTCCCGACGGTTCGCGACGGCGGGCGAGTGGTTCGGGGACAGCGACATCGACTTCGACTACGGCGTGATCCAGCTCGACGAGCCGGTGGGCGACGACACGGGCTGGTTCGGACTGGAGGTGCTCACGGCACCCGAGCTGCAGGGCCGCGAGGTCAACGTCTGCGGATATCCGGGCGACCTGATGGGCGGCACCCACCTCTACCACTCGACGGACAGGTTGTCCGGGCTCGACGACCACCGCGTGTACTACCGGACGGATACCGCCGGGGGTGCCAGCGGTTGCCCGGCGTGGATCAGCCGCTCCGGGCCCGACGGTCCGGACGCCCTCACCCACACCGTCATCGCCGTCCACACCAACGGCACCGGAGCTCCCTCCGCTCCCGCGCTGGGCGAGGCCAACTCCGGCACGAGGTTGACACCGCGCATCGTCGAGGACGTCCGGTTCTGGAACGAGAACGGGGTCTAG
- a CDS encoding ester cyclase: protein MTDLRQRAVDSVELFNAADYDGMRALLGPGFRYSETGTGLSVDTADAFLDALRAWRTSSPDAAGEVTASAVEGDTAVLEVLWTGTQTGPLATPSGVLPPSGRRFAFRATLWQRWEGERIVEERHHLDAMTMLVQLGALPTPAGV, encoded by the coding sequence ATGACCGACCTGAGGCAGCGCGCCGTCGACTCGGTGGAGCTGTTCAACGCGGCCGACTACGACGGGATGCGGGCCCTGCTCGGACCCGGCTTCCGCTACTCCGAGACCGGCACCGGCCTGTCGGTCGACACCGCCGACGCGTTCCTCGACGCCCTGCGGGCGTGGAGGACGTCGTCCCCGGACGCGGCCGGGGAGGTCACCGCGTCGGCGGTGGAGGGCGACACCGCCGTCCTGGAGGTCCTGTGGACGGGCACCCAGACGGGGCCGCTGGCCACGCCGAGCGGGGTGCTGCCCCCGAGCGGGCGGCGCTTCGCCTTCCGCGCCACCCTGTGGCAGCGGTGGGAGGGCGAGCGGATCGTCGAGGAGCGCCACCACCTCGACGCCATGACGATGCTCGTCCAGCTCGGCGCGCTACCGACACCGGCGGGGGTGTGA
- a CDS encoding class I SAM-dependent methyltransferase, giving the protein MSDSRPLLREFLRAPTSVATLTASSDALVAAMLAPLELDGDPVVVELGAGTGRVTDALARALGGRGRHVAVELNPALAARLAARHPGVTVVPGDAGDLPALLRGLGIERVDAVSSLLPWVAWAAAPIARRAGAVLAPGGTFTQVSLLPTAWMPPARRQLAALRAEFGAVTVGGPVWGNLPPARVLVARR; this is encoded by the coding sequence GTGTCCGACTCCCGCCCCCTGCTCCGCGAGTTCCTGCGCGCGCCCACGAGCGTCGCCACCCTCACCGCCAGCTCCGACGCCCTCGTGGCGGCGATGCTGGCCCCGCTGGAGCTCGACGGCGACCCGGTCGTCGTCGAGCTCGGCGCCGGCACCGGGCGGGTCACCGACGCGCTCGCCCGCGCGCTGGGCGGGCGCGGGCGGCACGTCGCCGTCGAGCTGAACCCCGCCCTGGCCGCGCGGCTGGCGGCCCGGCACCCGGGCGTCACCGTCGTGCCGGGGGACGCGGGCGATCTCCCGGCGCTGCTGCGCGGGCTGGGGATCGAGCGCGTCGACGCCGTGTCGAGCCTGCTGCCCTGGGTGGCGTGGGCGGCGGCCCCGATCGCGCGGCGGGCGGGTGCGGTGCTGGCGCCCGGCGGGACGTTCACCCAGGTCTCGCTGCTGCCGACGGCATGGATGCCGCCGGCCCGGCGCCAGCTCGCCGCGCTGCGGGCGGAGTTCGGCGCCGTGACCGTCGGCGGGCCGGTGTGGGGCAACCTGCCGCCGGCCCGGGTGCTGGTGGCGCGCCGCTAG
- a CDS encoding SCO6745 family protein yields the protein MDYVTMRGLFFAPPEHPRPPSPASAHRSPARRLRDAIEPLACQSIWSPEAAAEYADLGLDDYFAAYVWQRTAALGTPPTPLAVVALGVFDPDLIGPVYEKGVAALRRDDVVRVRLDAPGRTVRRELGPIDADAARAVTALRRGIDAADPLARPLFTGLADDPWPDDPLAALVHACHLLREHRGDSHLAACAAAGLDPVQSNVLTELWCGFDLLTYTPSRGWSGERMDAAVASLRARGLVEGDGLSGEGLRFRGELEATTDAMQQTVVDAIGPDLDALTKQLGEWSDALVAAGAAPPDPAKRQAG from the coding sequence ATGGACTACGTGACCATGCGCGGGCTGTTCTTCGCCCCGCCCGAGCACCCCCGCCCGCCCTCACCGGCCTCGGCCCACCGCAGCCCCGCCCGGCGTCTGCGCGACGCGATCGAGCCGCTGGCGTGCCAGTCGATCTGGTCCCCGGAGGCCGCCGCGGAGTACGCGGACCTGGGGCTCGACGACTACTTCGCCGCGTACGTGTGGCAGCGCACGGCCGCGCTGGGCACCCCGCCCACTCCGCTGGCCGTCGTCGCTCTCGGCGTCTTCGACCCGGACCTCATCGGGCCGGTCTACGAGAAGGGCGTCGCCGCGCTGCGCCGCGACGACGTCGTGCGGGTGCGGCTGGACGCCCCCGGCCGCACGGTCAGGCGGGAGCTGGGCCCGATCGACGCCGACGCGGCCCGGGCCGTCACGGCCCTGCGCCGCGGGATCGACGCCGCGGACCCGCTGGCGCGCCCGCTGTTCACCGGGCTCGCCGACGACCCCTGGCCCGACGACCCGCTCGCGGCCCTCGTGCACGCCTGCCACCTGCTGCGCGAGCACCGCGGCGACTCCCACCTGGCCGCCTGCGCCGCCGCCGGCCTGGACCCCGTGCAGAGCAACGTGCTCACCGAGCTCTGGTGCGGCTTCGACCTGCTCACCTACACGCCCTCCCGCGGCTGGTCGGGCGAGCGGATGGACGCCGCGGTGGCCTCACTGCGCGCCCGCGGCCTGGTCGAGGGCGACGGCCTGAGCGGCGAGGGCCTGCGCTTCCGCGGGGAGCTGGAGGCGACGACCGACGCCATGCAGCAGACCGTGGTCGACGCGATCGGACCCGATCTCGACGCCCTGACCAAGCAGCTCGGCGAGTGGTCCGACGCCCTCGTCGCGGCCGGCGCCGCACCCCCCGACCCGGCCAAGCGCCAGGCCGGCTGA
- a CDS encoding helix-turn-helix transcriptional regulator, which yields MLLELGRAAMTAGHPRSLEHATAALVEAPDSAGRGRATLLLGRVMFEAGRTAEAVRMCQEMVGELDERHPELGRELEAELLSAAIQDLTTLPVAIRWHELRTVDPEPTDRTGCMLLANMALIEVLTCGSRTRATALATAALTDGHLLGESGEITLPAALLSLTLSGQERRSIELWDGVVADQRRRGNVRGFVRASAARGFAAFHLGELDAAVADLRAALELARGDAGLWTIEGFAVGWLLPPLIDAGDLAAAEHEITAMAPRFGAGPLLNVNYLLTARGQLRLAQGRLDDAVADLQECGRRASLWKASGPGVFTWRTHLALALLGRGERDRAAELAAEALRRARAWGAPFPLSEALRVAGLVTDGEAGAALLREAVAVASDAPLQRARALTALGARLRRSGERVAARAPLSAALDLALARGAAAVAGPTQEELLATGARPRRLRTTGAQGLTATERRVAGMAAQGLTNREVAQALFVSEKTIETHLGHAYRKLDISSRTQLGAALG from the coding sequence GTGCTGCTGGAGCTCGGTCGGGCGGCCATGACGGCGGGCCACCCACGATCCCTCGAGCACGCCACGGCGGCGCTCGTGGAGGCGCCCGACTCCGCCGGTCGCGGCCGGGCCACCCTGCTGCTGGGCAGGGTGATGTTCGAGGCGGGCCGCACCGCCGAGGCCGTCCGGATGTGCCAGGAGATGGTCGGGGAGCTCGACGAGCGGCATCCCGAGCTCGGCCGCGAGCTGGAGGCCGAGCTGCTCTCGGCCGCGATCCAGGACCTGACCACGCTGCCGGTCGCGATCCGCTGGCACGAACTACGCACCGTCGATCCGGAACCGACCGATCGGACCGGCTGCATGCTGCTGGCGAACATGGCCCTCATCGAGGTGCTGACCTGCGGATCCCGGACGAGGGCCACCGCGCTGGCGACCGCGGCGCTCACCGACGGCCACCTGCTCGGCGAGAGCGGCGAGATCACGTTGCCGGCCGCTCTGCTCAGCCTGACGCTGTCCGGGCAGGAGCGCCGGTCGATCGAGCTCTGGGACGGCGTCGTCGCCGACCAGCGCAGGCGGGGGAACGTCCGCGGGTTCGTCCGGGCCTCGGCGGCTCGTGGGTTCGCGGCGTTCCACCTCGGGGAGCTGGACGCGGCGGTCGCCGACCTCCGGGCGGCACTCGAGCTGGCCCGCGGCGACGCGGGGCTGTGGACCATCGAGGGGTTCGCCGTCGGGTGGCTGCTCCCCCCGCTGATCGACGCCGGCGACCTCGCCGCGGCCGAGCACGAGATCACCGCGATGGCGCCCCGGTTCGGCGCGGGCCCGCTGCTCAACGTCAACTACCTGCTCACCGCACGGGGGCAGCTGCGCCTGGCCCAGGGCCGGCTCGACGATGCCGTCGCCGACCTGCAGGAGTGCGGCCGCCGGGCGTCGCTGTGGAAGGCGTCGGGCCCCGGGGTCTTCACCTGGCGGACGCACCTGGCGCTGGCGCTGCTCGGACGCGGCGAGCGGGACCGGGCCGCGGAGCTCGCGGCGGAGGCGCTGCGCCGGGCCCGCGCGTGGGGTGCACCGTTCCCGCTGTCCGAGGCGCTGCGGGTGGCCGGTCTGGTGACCGACGGCGAGGCGGGTGCCGCCCTGCTGCGTGAGGCGGTCGCCGTCGCCTCCGACGCACCGCTGCAGCGGGCCCGTGCGCTGACGGCGCTGGGTGCGCGGCTGCGCCGCAGCGGCGAACGGGTCGCCGCGCGCGCCCCGCTGAGCGCGGCGCTGGACCTCGCGCTCGCACGCGGGGCCGCCGCCGTCGCCGGACCCACGCAGGAGGAGCTGCTGGCCACCGGGGCCCGGCCGCGCCGGCTGCGGACGACCGGTGCACAGGGGCTGACCGCCACCGAGCGCCGGGTGGCGGGAATGGCGGCCCAGGGGCTGACGAACCGCGAGGTGGCCCAGGCGCTGTTCGTCTCCGAGAAGACGATCGAGACCCACCTCGGCCACGCCTACCGCAAGCTGGACATCAGCTCACGCACCCAGCTCGGCGCCGCCCTCGGCTAG
- the polA gene encoding DNA polymerase I has translation MSPAARTSAAPPAAPPSTGRRLLLLDGHSLAYRAFFALPAENFRTGTGQTTNAVYGFTSMLINLLRDEAPTHLAVAFDVSRKTFRSEKFTEYKANRSATPDDFRGQVDLIKEVLRALSIPFFAVDNFEADDVIATLATQAEADGFQVAITTGDRDAFQLVSDSVMVLYPTRGVSELGRIDPAAVMERYGLTPAQYPDFAALRGDPSDNLPNIPGVGEKTAAKWVREFGSLAELTDRVDEVKGKAGDALRANLANVLLNRQLTELIRDVPLDAVPADLEVRPWDRDAVHRLFDELEFRVLRERLFSTLVSAEPEAEGGIEVQGAALAPGAVRAWLDAHARDGRRVGLAFHGITGGAVSGDLSGIALAAGEPSVEARADGADAGVPQAAYLEVTALTPDDEAALGEWLADASVPKAAHDAKSALHALRGRGWALAGLTSDTALAAYLTRPGQRSFDLADLALRHLRRELRVDGAEESGQLSLLGGEEEADAERANGQMVAASAVAELAGALDVELAEKAATSLLTGLELPLEYVLADLETAGIAVDGEALAALEADFAGQVKQAAQDAYAVIGKEINLGSPKQLQVVLFDELDMPKTKRTKTGYTTDADALQTLYEQTGNEFLQHLLLHRDATRLKVTVDGLLKSVADDGRIHTTYSQTIAATGRLSSTEPNLQNVPIRTAAGRRIRETFVVGDGYSELMTADYSQIEMRIMAHLSEDAALIEAFRSRHDFHAETAARVFGVEPTEVTPAQRAKIKAMNYGLAYGLSAFGLSNQLRISTEEARGLMEDYFAGFGGVRDYLAGVVDQARKDGFTATIMDRRRYLPDLTSDNRQRREMAERMALNAPIQGSAADIIKVAMLGVHRALAAEGLRSRMLLQVHDELVLEVAEGEKEQLEELVRREMAAAAELSVPLEVSVGYGRSWDDAAH, from the coding sequence ATGAGCCCCGCAGCCCGCACGTCCGCCGCCCCGCCCGCCGCGCCACCGTCGACCGGCAGGCGCCTGCTGCTGCTCGACGGGCACTCCCTGGCCTACCGCGCGTTCTTCGCGCTGCCCGCGGAGAACTTCCGCACGGGCACGGGGCAGACCACCAACGCGGTCTACGGGTTCACCTCGATGCTCATCAACCTGCTGCGCGACGAGGCGCCCACGCACCTCGCGGTGGCGTTCGACGTCTCGCGCAAGACGTTCCGCTCGGAGAAGTTCACCGAGTACAAGGCCAACCGGTCGGCCACGCCGGACGACTTCCGGGGCCAGGTCGACCTCATCAAGGAGGTCCTGCGCGCGCTGTCGATCCCGTTCTTCGCGGTCGACAACTTCGAGGCCGACGACGTCATCGCCACGCTCGCCACGCAGGCTGAGGCCGACGGGTTCCAGGTCGCGATCACCACGGGCGACCGCGACGCGTTCCAGCTCGTCAGCGACAGCGTGATGGTGCTCTACCCGACGCGCGGGGTGTCGGAGCTGGGCCGCATCGACCCGGCGGCGGTCATGGAGCGCTACGGCCTCACGCCCGCCCAGTACCCCGACTTCGCGGCGCTGCGCGGCGACCCCAGCGACAACCTGCCCAACATCCCCGGCGTCGGGGAGAAGACGGCGGCCAAGTGGGTGCGCGAGTTCGGCTCGCTGGCCGAGCTCACCGACCGCGTCGACGAGGTCAAGGGCAAGGCGGGCGACGCGCTGCGCGCCAACCTGGCCAACGTGCTGCTCAACCGCCAGCTCACCGAGCTCATCCGCGACGTGCCGCTCGACGCCGTGCCCGCCGACCTCGAGGTGCGGCCGTGGGACCGCGACGCCGTGCACCGGCTGTTCGACGAGCTGGAGTTCCGGGTGCTGCGCGAGCGGCTGTTCTCCACGCTCGTCTCCGCCGAGCCCGAGGCCGAGGGCGGCATCGAGGTGCAGGGCGCGGCGCTCGCGCCGGGCGCGGTCCGGGCCTGGCTCGACGCCCACGCCCGCGACGGGCGCCGCGTCGGCCTCGCGTTCCACGGCATCACCGGCGGCGCCGTCTCGGGCGACCTGTCGGGCATCGCGCTGGCCGCGGGGGAGCCCTCGGTCGAGGCCCGGGCCGACGGGGCCGACGCGGGCGTGCCGCAGGCCGCCTACCTCGAGGTCACCGCGCTCACGCCCGACGACGAGGCCGCGCTGGGCGAGTGGCTGGCCGACGCGTCGGTGCCCAAGGCCGCGCACGACGCGAAGTCGGCGCTGCACGCGCTGCGCGGGCGCGGCTGGGCCCTGGCCGGGCTCACCAGCGACACCGCGCTCGCCGCCTACCTCACCCGGCCCGGCCAGCGCAGCTTCGACCTCGCCGACCTCGCGCTGCGCCACCTGCGCCGCGAGCTGCGCGTCGACGGGGCGGAGGAGAGCGGCCAGCTCTCGCTGCTCGGCGGCGAGGAGGAGGCCGACGCCGAGCGCGCCAACGGGCAGATGGTGGCGGCGTCCGCGGTGGCCGAGCTGGCCGGCGCGCTCGACGTCGAGCTGGCCGAGAAGGCGGCCACGTCGCTGCTCACCGGCCTGGAGCTGCCGCTGGAGTACGTGCTGGCCGACCTGGAGACGGCGGGCATCGCCGTCGACGGGGAGGCGCTCGCCGCGCTGGAGGCCGACTTCGCCGGGCAGGTGAAGCAGGCCGCGCAGGACGCCTACGCCGTGATCGGCAAGGAGATCAACCTGGGCTCGCCCAAGCAGCTCCAGGTGGTGCTGTTCGACGAGCTCGACATGCCGAAGACCAAGCGCACCAAGACCGGCTACACCACCGACGCCGACGCGCTGCAGACGCTCTACGAGCAGACCGGCAACGAGTTCCTGCAGCACCTGCTGCTGCACCGCGACGCGACGCGGCTCAAGGTCACCGTCGACGGGCTGCTCAAGTCCGTCGCCGACGACGGCCGCATCCACACCACCTACAGCCAGACGATCGCGGCCACCGGGCGCCTGAGCTCCACCGAGCCCAACCTGCAGAACGTGCCGATCCGCACCGCGGCCGGGCGCCGGATCCGGGAGACCTTCGTCGTCGGTGACGGCTACTCCGAGCTCATGACGGCCGACTACAGCCAGATCGAGATGCGGATCATGGCGCACCTCTCGGAGGACGCCGCGCTGATCGAGGCGTTCCGGTCGCGCCACGACTTCCACGCCGAGACCGCGGCCCGGGTGTTCGGCGTCGAGCCCACCGAGGTCACGCCCGCCCAGCGCGCCAAGATCAAGGCGATGAACTACGGCCTGGCCTACGGGCTGTCGGCGTTCGGACTGTCCAACCAGCTGCGGATCTCCACCGAGGAGGCCCGCGGCCTGATGGAGGACTACTTCGCCGGGTTCGGCGGGGTGCGCGACTACCTCGCCGGGGTCGTCGACCAGGCCCGCAAGGACGGCTTCACGGCCACGATCATGGACCGTCGCCGCTACCTGCCCGACCTCACCAGCGACAACCGCCAGCGCCGCGAGATGGCCGAGCGGATGGCGCTCAACGCCCCCATCCAGGGCAGCGCGGCCGACATCATCAAGGTCGCCATGCTCGGCGTGCACCGCGCGCTGGCCGCCGAGGGCCTGCGCAGCCGGATGCTGCTGCAGGTCCACGACGAGCTCGTGCTCGAGGTGGCCGAGGGCGAGAAGGAGCAGCTCGAGGAGCTCGTGCGCCGGGAGATGGCCGCCGCCGCCGAGCTGTCCGTGCCGCTGGAGGTGTCGGTCGGGTACGGCCGGAGCTGGGACGACGCGGCCCACTGA
- a CDS encoding AAA family ATPase, with the protein MATATTPLAATDPLPARPRRVLVTGCTGSGKTTLVRSVADVLGAPHHELDALFHGPGWTPRPEFAGDVAAFAATEHWVAEWQYSAVRPLLLARADLLVWLDLTRLQVARQLVPRTLRRRLRRVELWNGNVEPPLWTALTDPDHLFRWGWRTFPRTAERVAAVLAEPGAPVVVRLRDRREVRAWLDGPLRDAAGR; encoded by the coding sequence ATGGCGACCGCGACGACACCGCTTGCCGCCACCGATCCGCTGCCCGCCCGGCCCCGCCGGGTGCTCGTCACGGGCTGCACCGGGTCGGGCAAGACGACGCTCGTCCGGTCGGTCGCCGACGTGCTCGGGGCGCCGCACCACGAGCTCGACGCGCTGTTCCACGGCCCGGGCTGGACGCCGCGCCCGGAGTTCGCCGGCGACGTCGCCGCCTTCGCCGCCACCGAGCACTGGGTCGCGGAGTGGCAGTACTCGGCGGTGCGCCCGCTGCTGCTCGCCCGCGCCGACCTGCTGGTCTGGCTCGACCTCACCCGCCTCCAGGTCGCCCGCCAGCTCGTGCCGCGGACGCTGCGCCGCCGGCTGCGGCGCGTCGAGCTGTGGAACGGCAACGTCGAGCCGCCGCTGTGGACGGCGCTCACCGACCCCGACCACCTGTTCCGCTGGGGCTGGCGCACGTTTCCGCGCACCGCCGAGCGCGTCGCCGCGGTGCTCGCGGAGCCGGGGGCGCCGGTCGTGGTCCGGCTGCGCGACCGCCGCGAGGTCCGGGCCTGGCTCGACGGCCCGCTGCGCGACGCGGCCGGTCGCTAG
- a CDS encoding AAA family ATPase, translating into MRTLLEREREIACVHRLLAAAVSGSGGLLLVEGDAGIGKTGLVRAAATSAEGLGMLVLRARGAELERDLAFGMVRELLGPAVRADGVRDGAAALAAPVLGREPADARRAELFSVLHGLYWLVADLAADRPLLLVVDDGHWCDEPSLRFLAYLARRLDGVAAGLLVATRPAPLPPQRALLDLLASEPVATTVRPRPLGVDGLRTLVEAALGPSDAAFVAACLSATGGNPFLVTELLAELAAAGVTARGKDVDRIAAVVPRGVQRAVHARLASLPTAAAELARAAAVLGDGAEARRAARLVGVGEGEVGGAVDALVAARLVGPELALTFVHPLLRAAVASTLGPAALAAAHRRAAVLLAEEGEGGDLLVPHLLGAVATGDGWVVDVLRDAARRATARGAPDAAVRYLERAMAEPPPPPCATGCCWSSVGRP; encoded by the coding sequence ATGCGCACGCTTCTGGAACGGGAGCGGGAGATCGCCTGTGTGCACCGGCTGCTCGCCGCCGCGGTCTCCGGCTCGGGTGGTCTGCTCCTGGTCGAGGGCGACGCCGGCATCGGCAAGACCGGGCTCGTCCGTGCCGCGGCGACCTCGGCCGAGGGGCTGGGGATGCTGGTGCTCCGGGCGCGCGGGGCGGAGCTGGAGCGCGACCTGGCGTTCGGGATGGTGCGCGAGCTGCTGGGGCCCGCCGTGCGGGCCGACGGCGTTCGCGACGGGGCAGCCGCCCTGGCCGCACCGGTGCTGGGTCGGGAACCGGCCGACGCCCGGCGCGCCGAGCTGTTCTCGGTCCTGCACGGGCTGTACTGGCTCGTCGCCGACCTCGCCGCGGACCGGCCGCTGCTGCTGGTCGTCGACGACGGGCACTGGTGCGACGAGCCCTCGCTGCGGTTCCTCGCCTACCTGGCCCGGCGCCTCGACGGCGTGGCGGCCGGCCTGCTGGTCGCGACCCGGCCGGCGCCGCTGCCCCCGCAGCGGGCGCTGCTCGACCTGCTGGCCTCCGAACCCGTCGCCACCACGGTCCGGCCGCGACCGCTCGGCGTCGACGGGCTGCGGACGCTGGTCGAGGCTGCGCTCGGACCCTCGGACGCGGCGTTCGTCGCAGCCTGCCTGTCGGCCACCGGTGGGAACCCGTTCCTGGTGACCGAGCTGCTCGCGGAGCTGGCCGCGGCCGGGGTCACCGCCCGCGGGAAGGACGTCGACCGCATCGCCGCCGTGGTGCCCCGCGGTGTGCAGCGGGCCGTCCACGCCCGGCTCGCCTCGCTGCCGACGGCGGCGGCGGAGCTCGCCCGGGCCGCGGCCGTCCTGGGCGACGGCGCCGAGGCCCGCCGCGCGGCGCGCCTGGTCGGGGTGGGCGAGGGCGAGGTCGGGGGCGCGGTGGACGCACTGGTCGCGGCCCGGCTGGTCGGGCCCGAGCTCGCGCTGACCTTCGTGCACCCGCTGCTGCGGGCCGCGGTGGCCTCGACGCTGGGCCCGGCGGCGCTGGCCGCGGCCCACCGGCGGGCGGCGGTGCTGCTCGCCGAGGAGGGCGAGGGCGGGGACCTGCTCGTGCCGCACTTGCTCGGCGCGGTCGCGACCGGCGACGGATGGGTCGTCGACGTCCTGCGCGACGCGGCCCGCCGCGCGACCGCCCGCGGGGCGCCCGACGCGGCCGTGCGGTACCTGGAGCGGGCGATGGCCGAACCGCCACCCCCGCCCTGCGCCACCGGGTGCTGCTGGAGCTCGGTCGGGCGGCCATGA
- a CDS encoding MOSC domain-containing protein: MGHASTVEVVALHTSPLHAYEGRPGDGPLPDPDGGSRERIEIRAGLGVVGDRYFGRPAHRTASVTLLAVESLQHVAAELGLPAVPDPLLTRRNVVLRGFAVDDLPRDTEFTLDSGDGAVRFRAHRPANPCSWMDVVLAPGALRALRRRGGVRCEPLSNGFLQVGPAELVLAEGGAELGA, translated from the coding sequence GTGGGTCACGCAAGTACCGTCGAGGTCGTCGCCCTGCACACCTCACCGCTGCACGCCTACGAGGGCCGCCCCGGTGACGGCCCGCTCCCCGACCCCGACGGCGGGTCGCGCGAGCGCATCGAGATCCGCGCCGGGCTCGGCGTCGTCGGCGACCGCTACTTCGGCCGACCCGCGCACCGCACCGCCTCGGTCACCCTGCTCGCTGTCGAGTCGCTGCAGCACGTGGCCGCCGAGCTGGGGCTGCCCGCGGTGCCCGACCCCCTGCTCACCCGTCGCAACGTCGTGCTGCGCGGCTTCGCCGTCGACGACCTGCCCCGTGACACCGAGTTCACCCTCGACTCCGGGGACGGCGCGGTGCGGTTCCGGGCCCACCGCCCGGCGAACCCGTGCTCCTGGATGGACGTGGTGCTCGCGCCCGGCGCGCTCCGGGCCCTGCGCCGCCGCGGCGGGGTGCGCTGCGAACCGCTGTCCAACGGATTCCTGCAGGTCGGACCGGCCGAGCTGGTGCTAGCCGAGGGCGGCGCCGAGCTGGGTGCGTGA